Proteins encoded in a region of the Rutidosis leptorrhynchoides isolate AG116_Rl617_1_P2 chromosome 9, CSIRO_AGI_Rlap_v1, whole genome shotgun sequence genome:
- the LOC139869311 gene encoding uncharacterized protein, translated as MNDTILQKLLSYSPNLETLSISYLYSLTPVRVGGPTLKLKHFEIENYVHSVESIHLYDFDLESFTYIGQRIDLRFSGLRKLKVYSFFSDDVVPGLSLSCCASSLQSLSICIEHGKQCLCSNEFCELPNVKQLRLAFKYLKHNCLLDLCTFPRLESFKLEIPRASLVVRRPAMDDSNPHQHLKFVEIVGYRGRKCDFELVAYIIEIAVALKKLVIRTLKDCTEEKVARLSARRLAKRLESMLAEGVELVVV; from the exons ATGAATGATACTATTCTTCAGAAACTTTTGTCTTACTCTCCAAATCTTGAGACATTGTCAATCAGTTATCTATATTCCCTTACACCTGTACGTGTAGGTGGACCAACTCTTAAATTAAAACACTTTGAAATAGAGAATTATGTTCATTCTGTTGAATCCATTCATTTGTATGATTTTGACCTTGAATCATTCACTTACATTGGTCAGAGGATAGACTTAAGATTTTCTGGTCTTCGAAAACTTAAGGTATATTCGTTTTTCAGTGATGATGTTGTCCCCGGGTTATCATTATCTTGTTGTGCCTCATCCCTTCAGTCTCTCTCCATTTGTATAGAACATGGAAAG CAATGTTTATGCTCCAACGAGTTTTGTGAGCTACCAAATGTGAAGCAATTAAGATTGGCTTTTaagtatttaaaacataattgtctTCTAGATTTGTGTACATTTCCGAGGTTGGAGAGTTTTAAACTTGAG ATACCTCGTGCTTCTCTTGTTGTAAGGAGGCCAGCAATGGATGATAGTAATCCACATCAACACCTCAAGTTTGTTGAAATCGTGGGGTATCGAGGTCGAAAATGTGACTTTGAACTTGTTGCGTACATCATTGAGATTGCTGTTGCACTAAAAAAATTGGTGATTCGAACTTTAAAAGACTGTACGGAGGAGAAAGTTGCTCGATTATCTGCTAGGCGTCTAGCTAAGCGTCTAGAATCAATGCTGGCTGAAGGTGTGGAATTGGTCGTAGTCTAA